Sequence from the Hylaeus volcanicus isolate JK05 chromosome 1, UHH_iyHylVolc1.0_haploid, whole genome shotgun sequence genome:
TGCGGGAAATCGATACACTTACTAGAATTGTTTTCAGACGAGTAAACGAAACGCggttcgttttaaaataaaatatgtatgcatgtaCAAGTTTTTAAAACTTACGTGAACCTGTAAATTTGTACTAAAAAATTATCTTCTTTTTCGTGATAGAACATATATTAAACCAATTGATATATAATGCAAATAAATCGATGCTTAATACTTTAAAATAGCGTATCTAAAAGTTCTAATAATAAGCGTCGACCTTCCACATAAATTCCACAATATTAACGATaaagtaaatgtttattatatactccccaaaataaaattaaaacaaggATTATAAATCAGAATACACTTGTAATAAGATAAAACGTCCATCGAGAACAAATTCTACATCTACGCTTCTCTCGAAGAACAATATTGAAAACGTGCGGTAGTCCGCATCATaagaatattagaaattatctTTGCTGGGAAAAAGATGAGTAAAAAGTAAATCCTTAAAACCGGTACAAGTATTACGCATCAGTTTACAGCAAACATGGCGGACAAGAACAAAGAACGCCGAAAAGTGTCGCAAGTTATTTCTCGATAGAATATGAAAAGTTTCTTACCGGTCCATCGTTATTTCTGTTTCCTCCTCCCATTCCACCTCCACGTCCGCCAGAAAAGCGTGTGCCGCCTTTTCGACCACGCGGACCACGATTACCGCCTCCCGGTGGATTACGTTCCCGTGCATTTTCGTTGCTATTTTCTACGGCTGCGTTTTGTTGTTCTGGCTTCACACTTGGTGAATCGGCTCCCGCCATCGTTTGCTTAAAATGATCTTACGCTGGTTTCTATGTTCAGCGTAACGAGACCACAAATTCTATGTAGACAACGCGCCTAAGTTGCTCTCGACCGTCCTCTAAAATGAGGCGTCCACTATGGCGTCCGACAACGAAGAGAACGATGAACGAAGCCGCGAAACAGGAGATCTACTAGAGGAACTATCCCCACTACCTGCCGTCACATCCGGTAAATCTTTCGAAGCTACGATTGGTTAGAGCGATTAGCGATGACTTTCTCCTGATTGGTTGACGCATACGAATGCAACGTTGCCACGTTTAaccaaaaaatgtttataaaagagattgatattaatgtttctaagcatgaattaataaatttaacaacaCAGAGGAATTTGTCAGGGGAAATTAGAATACAGGTTATTATAATGAATGGTTTGTTTCATAGTAATAGACACAGAACGAAATGATTTGATAGCGTAGGAAGAAACACGAAACGAAGTGAGTAAGAGTTCCGGATGTCACAACATAAGGTTGCAACCGCGCATttcaaatgtataaaatcatgaacattgaatttcataaattattttaaaacttaGCTCTTAATAAAATGGCTATCTaatcacttcaaattctatattttacttttctggCTGCTATTGCATATAACAAAGATGTAGAACTATCAGTAGAAAATTGATCTAATAGCTCTTCTTCTATTCCTAATTATTTGAAGTCTAAAAACAGATTACATAAAGgtattgtacaataatttaagAAGCTCAAACAAGTACATTTTTCTCTTGTTATCAGATAAGTAAAACTGTTTTACCAATTCAAGATGGCAgtagttttataaataagatGGCGCTAATGTCGATGCgacagtatatatatatatatatatatatatatatatgtatttttctagAAGAACGCATGCGTATGAACTTGACGATTGACGTGAAGCAAGTCTGCAAGTAGGGTTAGTATTAGATTCGATCGCTCGAGAAAAACAATTGCATCGTTATTGCGTCATGTGAGTAATCACgaaaatttttgcaaaaactAATTTggtatttcgaataaatcttaTCGAACGTGTAGATTTTTTGAATCCTCAAGACTACTTCAATGCATTTGTAACTCGtgtataattcaaaattattacgtGATAGATTTGTCTTAACGACTACCGAATGAATGTTACTTTCTTGTTGACAGATTCTAATAAGCTGAAGAATATCGAACGGTGAAGATGTTGCTTGCAAGAGCTTGTCGATGTGGTGCCTCGCCAGCTTTGgccaattttttgaaaactcCGGTTATTTCGAAACCGTTTATTCCAAGGATTCAGGCTTCGAGATTATTCGCTAACGATGGACGTAGTGCATTCACAAGATCTGCTCGCAGATCAAGAACATCCACGATTACAGAGCAGGCAATGTCTCCTGCTGGAGAGACaggtaaaatgttaaatttggAATTATTCCACTCAACGAAATTTCTACTACTTTTTTAACCAAAGTTGttcttttcttctaatttataATGGATAATGTGAATAATCTAATTCTATGTATAATGCAAGAAATTAatgcttttattaaatagaaatgtaaaaaaaaaatacttttacatttGTAGCATTTAATATTGGAAAGGGTGCTGTTGCTGGTGGTGCTGTATTAGGATTAGGTGCACTCTGCTATTATGGATTAGGTCTTTCACCATCTGCAGGAGCCATAGAATACGCAAAGTATGTTTCtcatcaaataatattataagacTAAATGTATTATTGGTAttgtaaattgaaacaaaacctaatagaatatataaCTTTTTTCAGAGTTTGGCCCCAATATGTGAGAGATAGGATTAAAACTACATACATGTATTTTGGTGCATCTGTAGCAGCTAGTGCTGCATCTGCAGCTATTTGTTTACGTTCCCCAGCTATAATGAATATGGTAATGCGACAAGGGTGGCTAGCTTTAGGTGCAACAATGGTAGCAATGGTTGGTAGTGGAATGGCACTACAGGTTATTCCTTACAAAGAAGGTTTTGGTACAAAACAAGTGGCATGGCTCATTCACACTGGTATTGTTGGTGCAGTTCTTGCACCTTTGTACTTATTAGGAGGTCCTTTAGTACTTAGAGCTGCATGGTATACTGCTGGTGTAGTTGGTGGTTTGTCAACAATAGCTGTCTGTGCACCAAAtgagaaattcttgaaaatggGAGGTCCATTAGCAATTGGCTTGGGAGTTGTATTTGCAAGTTCTGTGGGATCAATGTTCTTACCACCTACCACAGTCCTTGGATCTGGTTTACATTCTATGGCTCTGTATGGTGGTTTGCTACTATTTTCTATGTTCCTTTTGTATGATACACAAAGAATTGTCAAACAAGCAGAATTACATCCACAATATGGACTCGACCTCAGGCCTTATGATCCAATCAATAAGTAAGTAATTTGTCGAAATTGTGTAAGATTTTGGCGTAACTAACCAGacaatttaacatatttatatgtttttaatttcagtgCAATTTCTGTCTATTTGGATACGTTGAATATCTTTGTCAGAATCCTTTCAATATTGGCGGGTAGAGGAAACAATAGACGACAGtaagattataaatttttgtttcgatgaaGATTATACAAAATCGTAGTTTTAGTTCACATCATGCGTGAGAAAGGCGATGTAAcaatatgataaataaataagtttcaTGGTAATAATGTATTCTATGTTAATAGATGATATgatgtaaattatttgtttatataaaataaaatataagaattaaatatagtttttgtattaaaaatataagaaactCCCGATGATTTCCTACGCTTATAGTCCCCGTCTGAGATATTATATCGAAAATCtactgtaaataaaacttataatCTAAACACGTAAGGATAATAAATCAATACTCCAACTATTagcgataaaattaaatgcattTTATTGTCGTTTCTCAAGCATACTGTTTGAGAACAAAGTAAGACACGGCTGCTAAGGTAATCatagatattttacaaatttatgcTATTTACTTAATTCTAAATCGAGGTACAGCGGAAAGGGTTCGTCGACGCGGTGCAAATGATATTGTGCATAGTGCGAGGAATGGTGTCATAGGTCAATGAATGGAACTAACGATGTGCCATTCGCACATTTTAAGTACGTTTTTACAGTTTACATTTTAAGAcgtattgtatatttcatatattgaatcttaaagaaaatttcgcgTTGAATCAATTCCATAAATTTGGATCTATGCGAGTGGTGAAAGTATTTTCGAACGGATATTAACGAGTGCTACGAAATTGTAGTTAATTAGATTTGTGTATATAGGCATTTATATTTGCATGTGTGTGCACGCCGGGAGGGTAAACCCTTTTCtgctaaaaatttattttttctcagaaaataaacttttattaaaagataacTGATCAACAGACAGTAGAAACAgagacatttaaataaatattataaaaattgctattgttaaattttaaatgttcaacTGGTATTACGAATTTTCATGATATAAACTTAAATAAggaagtatatatttaaaatggttgaaagaagaatgaatattttttcataaacgtAAACTCGGAAGAGCACCttggataggttttttttattctcttatTGCCTAGTTTATCACTGATACGTATTTtatctgatatttttttcattatatagATGCATTTCGATCTTTTCCGATttagaaaacatattttagaCTTATTTATTCATGATTTGTCTTGATcagtaaattgtattttaaagtCGCTAATTCCGCGTTTCATATTAGAAGGTATCAGTAATTACATTCAGGCATTACAAGGTTATACGTTTACGGAGTCAGACTTTGTGGCTGACGACGATGTAGAATGCCGTCTGAGGTAACCGGCAAATAGCTGCCTTGCCTGATTGAGCACTCGAATAACGTTGTGACGACGGACCATTTTATCGAAATGCATGGCCATTTCATTGTAATCCATTTGATTACGCATAACAAAGTCTCTATGTTGAAGTAAAAGAGTAATACACAGGAACATAAGGAATGGATTACCACCACCGAATTCGTTAGGCGGGGGTAGAGAACTTTCTCCTAGTTGATCTTCACTAGTACCCGCTGGAATAAGATTCATAAGTTCTGTAGCTTCTTCACAGTGTTCTTGCACTGGTTGTTTAGTTGGACTTTCGGGTATCGCCGCATTTTGATGCCAACTTTTCGCTTCTTCGCTATCCGATGCGGATTCAGATctatatgatttattattagacCTATTAATGAacctattaattttatttcaaactacaTAACTTTTgcaggtttaaaaaaaataaatcttaccTAGTTGTACGTTTTAGTAGTCTAATGGGGGTAACAGATTTGACGCCATTTTGATCTTCCAATATTTCACCATCATATTCGAGTTCTGCTTGCTCATCGGGAGTAGCTGGATGATTTTTCTGTTGTAGCGTATGTAGAGGATTTTCCCAAACAAACACATCTGCAGCTGGACTACATCTTGCTAATTCTGTATCTGTTTCGCTTTCGATTAGTTCACTTTCCCTTTTAGAAAGAACGCAATCGCATTGCTGATCGCTAGGAGGCGATGGTCCGAAGACTTGTCGGTCAAGTGATTCTAGCTCCAGTCTTAATTCTCTAGTCATTGAAGTGGTCATTGGAAAGAAATCTGTCGGATCGTCCGGAGAACTTGGTTCATCTCGTAACACTCTAATAACCCCGCTTTCGCTCAAAACTCGCCTGAAGatgaattcattttgaattagaaatttaGTTTCCCTAACTATGAAAGTTACAGAAATAGGAAAAGAACATATTCTTATAAACTAACCTCAATTCTGGTTCCGTATCGCTTGGTGTTACTTTACTGCGATTGAGACTCgtaaaattgagaaattcaTTTAGGTTTTTTACCATGCGAACGCACTTTTTTTCATTGTCGTTCTGTTCGTTAGATTTATATTGATCTTTATTAGGTAACGATAATCTGTCTTTCAATTCCAGTAAATTTACACGTTTAGATTTACCAGGCAGAGAACCTGTACTTAGGCACTTTTCCGTGGATTCTGTGTTTCTTCGATTCTTCGCTGTTGTTAGATCATTTTCTGGCTCAGAGAATGTTTCAAAAGGAGAGCTCGATCTGCAAat
This genomic interval carries:
- the LOC128882445 gene encoding growth hormone-inducible transmembrane protein-like: MLLARACRCGASPALANFLKTPVISKPFIPRIQASRLFANDGRSAFTRSARRSRTSTITEQAMSPAGETAFNIGKGAVAGGAVLGLGALCYYGLGLSPSAGAIEYAKVWPQYVRDRIKTTYMYFGASVAASAASAAICLRSPAIMNMVMRQGWLALGATMVAMVGSGMALQVIPYKEGFGTKQVAWLIHTGIVGAVLAPLYLLGGPLVLRAAWYTAGVVGGLSTIAVCAPNEKFLKMGGPLAIGLGVVFASSVGSMFLPPTTVLGSGLHSMALYGGLLLFSMFLLYDTQRIVKQAELHPQYGLDLRPYDPINNAISVYLDTLNIFVRILSILAGRGNNRRQ